DNA sequence from the Prolixibacter sp. SD074 genome:
ATTAGCAGGCGTATCAACAAAATCATGAATAGAATAACCACGGTAGAAGTTCCCAAAAACCCCCACTCTTCACCAACTGTACAAAAGATAAAGTCGGTACTCTGTTCCGGCACAAAGTTGAATTTCGTCTGGGTCCCTTTCAGAAAGCCTTTTCCTGTAATACCGCCGGAACCAATGGCAATTTTCGATTGATTCACGTTATAGCCTACTCCAAGTGGATCCGAGTGAATTCCCAACACCTCATCAATCCGGTCGCGTTGGTGTGCAACCAGTACGTTCTCATATGCAAAAAAAACCGAGCGGCTCAGGGCCAACGAACTGACAAAAAACAACACGACCCAAAAAACCGGGCGAATCCGCTTCCGGATACCGTAAATAATAAAAATAAAGATCGAAATTCCGGTTGTGATATATAAAATCATTGCCGTTGACAAGCCCAAATGTACCGTATAATTAATTAGATAAACGACACCCAAAAGGGCTGCAAAGATGCCAATCATCTTTACCACTTCTTTCATCCGTTGCCGGACAATTCCATAAGCTAATACCGATGTAAATATGAGAAAGCCAACCAGGCGAACTTCGTTCCAAATCAATGTCAATACAAACAGGAGCGAGGCGGCAAATCCCCAGAACAAAAACATGCCGGACAATCCCTCACGATAAAAAACCAGGATAAACACGGCGTAAACCAATGCAGAGCCGGTATCGTTCTGCGCAATAATCAATAAAGCAGGAACACCAATTAACATCCCTAAAACGGCAAGGGATTTAAACCGGTGCATCTTAAAATTGTACTGACTAATATATTTAGCCACAGCGAGGTTTGTAGCAAACTTTCCCAGCTCGGCAGGTTGCAGGGCAAAGCCACCAATCTCGAACCAGGCACGCGCACCATTGACTTCCCGGCCAAAAAACAGGACTGCAATTAGCAAAAGAATAACCACACCATAAAACACATAGGCAAATGCAACATAGAACTTACTGTCGATAATCAATACTATTATGGCAATAACCGAAGCCATTAAGATCCATAAAAGCTGCTTACCATAACGCTGTGTCATATCCAGAATACTCTGGTGATCTTCGTTGTAAACGGCAGCATAAATATTCAGCCACCCCAGAAACACCAGGATTATATAAAGAAAGACTGTGATCCAGTCAAGATTATACCATATGTTATTCCTGCGAATCAATGTATTGTATCCTTTCTAATCAGTGTGCTTCTTCTTATCGTTCCATTTTCTTTTGGCGTTGTATCCCGTTTAATGGTTGTAGTACTTTTAATTATTGTTTCCTTTTTAGGAGGTGCCTTCTTTTCGGGCTCCAGCAAATTCGCCTCCAACATCCGTTTTTCCAGCCATTTCCTTCCGGAAGAAATCGAATCTGTCAGGTACTTTTCTATCATCAGGCTGGCGATAGGCGCGGCATACCGGGCTCCCCAAACTCCATTTTCGACATAAACAGAAATGGCAATCGTTGGATGATCAGCCGGGGCAAATGCCATGAAAACGGAGTGATCGGCCCCATGTGGGTTTTGGGCCGTGCCGGTTTTCCCACAAACCAAAATTCCTGGAATATGCGACATGGCAGCCGTACCACCCGGTTCCATCACTTCTTCCATTCCCTCAATAATTTTCGGGAATTGCACCGTATCGATATCCGTATAATGCTTTTCGGTAAACCGCTTGGGAATATTCCCGTTCTGGATCTTCTTTACAATATGTGGAATGTAATAATACCCTCTGTTAGCCAACGTTGTTGCGTAATTAGCAAGCTGCAAGGGTGTTATTCCCAATTCGCCCTGACCAATGGCAAGAGAAATAATCGGCAATGCCCGCCAACGAGAGCCCTTAAACACGTACTTCTCATAAAAACCGGAAGAAGGAACAAACCCTTTCAACTCATTCGGGAAATCAGTCCCCAAGGTGCGTCCAAAGCCAAAACTCATCACATATTTCCGCCAGCTATCGTAAGCCTGACGAACATCGGGATATTTATG
Encoded proteins:
- the rodA gene encoding rod shape-determining protein RodA produces the protein MIRRNNIWYNLDWITVFLYIILVFLGWLNIYAAVYNEDHQSILDMTQRYGKQLLWILMASVIAIIVLIIDSKFYVAFAYVFYGVVILLLIAVLFFGREVNGARAWFEIGGFALQPAELGKFATNLAVAKYISQYNFKMHRFKSLAVLGMLIGVPALLIIAQNDTGSALVYAVFILVFYREGLSGMFLFWGFAASLLFVLTLIWNEVRLVGFLIFTSVLAYGIVRQRMKEVVKMIGIFAALLGVVYLINYTVHLGLSTAMILYITTGISIFIFIIYGIRKRIRPVFWVVLFFVSSLALSRSVFFAYENVLVAHQRDRIDEVLGIHSDPLGVGYNVNQSKIAIGSGGITGKGFLKGTQTKFNFVPEQSTDFIFCTVGEEWGFLGTSTVVILFMILLIRLLIMAERQRSRFSRVYGYGVAGILFFHFAINVGMTIGLVPVIGIPLPFFSYGGSSLWSFTFLLFIFLRLDASRMEILR